The nucleotide sequence AACGGAACTGGAGCCGAATGCTGGCATCCCTGCTCAGCAGCGGCAGATAGGCATGGGTAGCCGCACTGGTAATGATTTCCAGATGTCCGGCATCAGAGAGCCGGCCAAAGGCCCCGACAATATCCTTGTCCAGGGTATTCCATATCTCCCGGACCCGGTCCAAGCGCTTGGACCAGTATTGAGCCGCCCTGGCCAGATCAACCTGGCCCCGGCTCGTAAAATCGTGCTCATTATCCCTGCAGGTTTCGATCCGGTTGGACAAATAGTCGTCGAGCTCGGCCTTAAACAGGGGCGAGGCCAGCTGCTCCAGAAGAATCGGAGTGATATTCAGGGTAATATTGGGGCTAACTCCTTCTGCGATAAGCTGTTCCAGCATATCCAGAATGGGTAGATAGGCGCCGACCGCAACCTCGCAAAGCCAGTCGCTCCCGTGAGGCCAGCGGCCGTGCTGCAGGACATAAGGTAAATGGCTGTGCAGTACCAGTACGAAGTTGCCGTTCATGATGTTTGGAGTTCTAGCATAACACTCAGGCGGAATGCGGGCTAGCAGCGAATAAGGGCGGAGCCCCAGGTAAAACCCGCGCCAAAAGCAGCCAGGCAGACAAGAGCCCCGTCCCGGACCCGGCCGGCCTTGCGCGCCTCATCCAAGGCAATGGGAATGGAGGCAGCCGTTGTGTTCCCATACTTCTCAATATTGTTGAACATCTTCCCGGGCGGCAGGCGCAGAAACCGGGCGACAGCCTCAACAATCCGGGCATTGGCCTGGTGGAGAATCAGCAAATCCAGATCCTCCAAACCATGACCATTGTGAGCCAGGGCCTCTTTGACAGCCTTGGGAAAGGTGGCCACCGCAGTCTTGAAGACCTCCCGGCCGTTCATGTAGGGGTAGTGTTTGCCTTGTTGCATACGCTCAGGGCATATGGGAGGATGGTCCAAACTCGAGGGGGACTGGATACACAGCTCGCGGGCATAACGCCCGTCTGCATGCAAGTGTGTCGAAAGCACGCCCGGTTCCTCGGCAGCTTCAAGGAGTGCGACGCCCGCGCCATCTCCGAAGAGCACGGCTGTGTCTCGACCGCGGGTACTCATATCCAAGAAGGGCGATTGAACTTCAGAAGCGACCAAAAGAACACGGCGATACATGCCGCTACGAATGAAAGCATCTGCAATAGACAGACCGTACACGAATCCCGAACATTGAGTGCGGATATCCAAGGCCCCAACCGGGGCAATTCCCAACTTCTCCTGCAAGAGGCACGCAGAGCCCGGGGCAGGCATTTCCGGGCTTAGGGTAGCAAATATAATGAATTCAATGTCCTGAGGCTGCCAGCCCGCTTCCTCAAGGGCCTGTTTCGTGGCCTCAAGCGCTAAGTCGGCAGGTCCCACCCCAGGCTCCACCACATGGCGTTCGCGGATGCCCGTGCGCTCCACAATCCAAGCATCTGTCGTGTCCATGAGTTTTTCCAGGTCGGCGTTAGTGAGGATTTTCGGAGGAACATAATGGCCTGTAGCGCGGATTCTTGCGTGCACGGAGACCTTCTTTTAGCTCAAAACCTGGTGCCAGGCACTGGTGCCAGGCACCAGTGCCTGGCACCGCGTTGCGGCTTTGTCAACGACTGATCTCTTCGACTTGGTACTCCAGATCCCCGGCGGGAATACTGACCTTGACCTTTTCGCCCACTTTATGCCCCAAAAGCCCTTTGGCAATGGGCGAAGCCACCGAGATCTTGCCCTGCGCAATATCCATCTCCTCAGGATCCACAATGGAATAGGTAACCTGTCTGCCTTTTTTTAGGTCCTTGAGCACGACCGTGCAGCCCAGAAGAATCTTATCGGAATCAATGTCTTCCTCGTCCAGAATTCGCGCTTCGGCGATGGTGCTTTCCAATTGAGCAATACGGGTTTCAAGCCGCCCCTGGTCCTCTTTGGCCGCATGGAACTCAGCGTTCTCCCGCAGATCTCCGTGATGACGGGCAGTCTCGATAATACGGGAGGTTTCAACGCGCTTGGATTTGAGTTCCTGCAGTTCATTCTGGAGCTTCTGCAGGCCTTCGCGGGATAAGAATCTTTGTGCCATGGGTTCCTCTGGTGCTTAGCAATACTCGCTGTTCTTCAAACCGTGGATTTACTGGCTGACCGGAATGTCAGGCACCGGTGTCAGGCACTGGTGCCTGACACCGGTCTGAGCCATTATAACTCAGGAGATCCACTGGGGAAGGACAGGCTGCCAAGGATGGACATGCTTGGAGCAAAGGAGGTCGAGGTACATCTTGGGGAACTGGTCTCGCTTGTAGCAGCACAAGCCCATGATAGGGAATTCATCAAAGAGCTCGGACACGCCAAGCTCGTACATAATTCCGTCATCCGCATTGAAATAATTCTTCAACCAGGAGGCATCCCCACCGCCGCGAAAGCCCTCGTAACCCTCTTTCAGGGCCTCAATAATCATCTGACGCCATCGGTCGATGACAACGCCGGGAGTGACCTTGCCAAGGATTTTTTCCATCTGCTCAAGAGTGGGCAAAAGCAACTGACCGCTGTTGAGGGCCTCATCCAAACCATGCGCCACGTGGTCATAGGCGCGGATCCACTCCTTGGAATCAATGTCCCCGAGCATAAAGACCACCTTGTCCCCGGACTCGATCCCATCGCGCACGTAAGCAATTGTGCGCTCCAAGAATTGCTCCTGGTTATCGTACACAAGGCATCCATGCATTTGATCGTTTTTAAGCGGAGTGTGGTCCATGGTGTTCCCGTCCTTCTGATGATGGCATCAGTGAATATAAGGGAAAAAACGGCACAGTACCTACTCAAGAGCTTACGCGATGTTTGGGCAATGTCAAAGATGGGGGCGCATTTTCTGGCTTTTATTAGTTCCCAATGAAATTTTTTGAGACATGACACGATTTATTATGGAGCCTTTGGGCGGATAACTTTAAAAAAGCCATCCTAGGATGCTAATTAGAATCAGTATGGCAATCAGGGCAGCCACATCACGGCCCATCGAGGTGCGGAGCCAGGGCATGAAGCCGGACTTGCCGCCGGCAACCATTTCCCCGCAATAGAGGCAGCGAATGACCTCCTCGTTGATGGCTTGGCCACAGTGCGGGCAAGGCCGTTCCGCCGTCGAGGGCTCGGTCATGTCCTCACGGAATTGCTTAGGGATATCGGGATCCGGGAGAATCTTTTCGTCGGATTCTTCGATCAAGGCATTATCCGATTTGCGCTTCGAGCTTGGCTGCCAAAGCTTCGATCTCTTTGAGCAAGGCGGCGGGCAACATCTTGGCCACCTCGATCTCCTGCTTCACGGATTTCATACTGGTCACCAGACGCTTAAGCACGGCAGAACGCCGCTTCTGGCGCTCTTCCTCCGGATCCACAGGGGCGATCTGCTTCATGAGCGCCCTCACATCCTTGCGAACCTCCGCAGCCTCCTTCCCCTTTTCCAAGACATCGGCCCGGATAATCTGATAATCCTCCGCAGGCAAATCCTTCTTACTGCGCAAGAGCCGCAACACATTGACGGATTCATAGTCCGGAATCTTGGCTCCTTTTTCAGGAGCAGACGTCTGCTGCCGCAGATAGACCGGCTCCTCCTGCTCCAGAAATGTGTAGGACATTAGCAGCTTCTGCGCCGTCGGCTTTTTGATGCCGATCTCTTTCACGCAATAGGCCTCAAAGGTCAAATAGCCCCACTCCTTAAAGTGCCGGTCGCGCTTGACCGAGACCAGGGCTTGGCCCAATTCCATCCAGGTTGTCTTGAATCGCTTCGCACAATCCAGTACCTGATAACGCAGACTCCCCTCTTCAAGGGTGTCCAGGGTTTCATCAATTCGAGCAAGGGTTCGAGTGGTCATTGAAGCTCCGCAGGTATGGCAAAGTCGACGTCTTCCTTCACGTACTCCAGAATTTCGATCTTCCGGGCACCCATCTTCTTCAGATAATCCAGCAATTCTTGAACGGGTTGTTCGGGCGCCGAGGCCCCTGAGGTCACGCCCACACACTCCACCTTCTCGAACCAGCTGGGGTCCACCTCGCCGGCATCGTTGATGAGATAGGATTCACAACCCAAACTCTTGGCCACCTCGGTAAGGCGGATGGAATTGGAACTGTTTTTAGAGCCGACCACCAGGACAAGCTGCGCTCTTTGAGCCATGAGCTTGACCGCATTCTGCCGGTTCTGTGTGGCATAACAAATATCGTCCTTCTTGGGGACAACCAACGCGGGGAAGCGCTCCTTGAGGATCCCCACAATCGCTTGGGTGTCATCGATGCTCAGGGTTGTCTGAGTGATCACGGCCACCCGCTCTGGGTTGGGCACATTAATGAAGCGGGCATCATCCTCATTTTGAATGAGGATCGTATGCTGCGGGGCCTCGCCCATGGTGCCTTCCACCTCTTCATGACCCGAATGCCCGACCAAAAGAAGGGTGTAGCCCTCCCGCGCGTAGCGTTTGGCCTCATTGTGCACCTTGGTCACCAGCGGGCAGGTCGCATCAATCACGTGCAGGTGCCGGGCCCGGGCGGTTTCGCGCACTGCCGGGGAAACTCCGTGCGCACTGAATATGGCCAGAGCTCCGTCAGGGACCTGGTCCAACTCGTCCACAAAATTGGCCCCTTTTTCGCACAACCACTTGATCACAAGTTGGTTATGTACGATCTCTTTACGCACATAGACCGGCCGGTCGTGGCGTGCCAGGGCCCGTTCGACAATCTCGATGGCCCGTTCCACGCCCGCGCAAAAACCTCTGGGGGATGCAAGGATGACTGTTTGGACGGACATAAGGGAAATAGTATATCAGTCCGGGGAAACAATACCTATTTTCGGGGACACAATTGTGTCGGTGGAACCGACTCTATTGTGTCCCCGGACCGGGAGACGAATAAGCCGGAGCTCTGAGCCCAAGCTCTCAAGACTAAGGGTATGATCTGCCATGGACGCACTCATTCCGGAGAGGACTTCCTCCACATCAAGATCTTGGGCCATCTCCCGGGGCATGAGGATCTCCCAAACCCCGGCACAATCGCGGATGCGCGCTGCAAGGTTCACGGTGCGGCCAAAATAATCGATACGTCCTTCGGCATTCACCAAAGAGGCCGGGCCCGAACATAGGCCCACCCGCAAACCCGCGCCCGTTCCCGCAAGCACAGACCCGAGCTCACTCTGCAAGGCCGTTCGAATCCCAAAGGCCGCGGCGACTGCTTTGGCAGGTTCCATAAACACCGAGAGCGTGGCATCCCCCATGGTCTTAACCAAGGTCCCCCTGTTCTGCTGAACAATCTTGCGCAAAATCTCCACTTGACTGCGCACCAGACTGTAGGCCTCTTCCTCGCCCATATCCTCATAGAGCCGGGTGGAAGGACCGAGATCCGTAAACATCACGGTCAAGGCCTGGGCCTGCACCCGCCGGCGGGGCGGCAAAATTTCCGAAGGGAAGAGATCCCGGAATTCCTGCAAAGTGGCCACTTCAAAGGCAGTACTCACATTCCCGGACCACTGGGTCTGCTCCAGAACCACCACGATATCCCGCCGGCTCTCGTTGCGGAGTTCCAGCACAACCTTTCCCGGAGAATAGCGCGTTTCTTTGCCCTTCCAACCCTGGGCCGTGTAACGCAAGCTCAAGTGATCTTCGGAGCCTTCATAGCGATCGGGCACAGCATTGACCGCGCAAAGATCATTAAGTCGCAGAACCCTCGCTTGATACGGTCCCTCATCCAAATTCAGGCGCAGATGCCGGCTCTCTCCGGGTTTGAGATATTGCTGAATCAAAATGTGCGGCGTTTCCAACGGACCTCCCACAGAAAAACGCTGCTCCGGAATCTTGCGGACCTGAGAATTCACCGTGAACGTGAGCTCCACAGCCTCCCCGAGCTCCGTCTCATATTCCTTGGCGCATACATCACAACGCACACGGCTGGGCAAAAAACGCATCTGCCCCGCACCGGCTTTGGGCACACGGCATACCGGACAGAGAACCCGCCAGTCCAAGTCCAAGACCCCGGCCTTGGCCGCATAAAGCAACATCTGAAGCACTTGTGTGCGGTCTGCAGACCAACGCATGGCCAAATCCGCCGCTCGAATATGCAGGACCTCGTCATCATTGCCGTTCAAGAGCAGCTCCCGCAAAGGTTCCAGAAGGCTTCGCTCCAAAGGCGCGGAAAGCATGAGCCCCATGGCCTCGTTGAGTTTCTTCTCGCGCACTTGGACGTCAGGGTTCTCCTGTTCCTGCAAACCGCGGGCTCTCTGCAGTTGGATGCGGGAGATCTTCCTGCAATAACTGTGAACCAAATCCGCATGACAGATGCCCGCAAAATGTGCCAGGGGCCATGCCAGCGAAATGCGCGGAGCCACCTGGGTAAAGGCGCGCACTACAGTGCCGGGATTGCCCGGGCGAATCTCCACACCTGTAATCATGGATTCAAAAGGAGTGCTTTCAAAACTGCGCATCAGACTGAAACGTTGATGGCCCACCCATTCATAAGGCAATTCGGTCCACCGAACCCGGATGCCTTGAAAGATTTTGAGCGAAGCGGTGCGGTAGTAGCCTGTATTGTTGTAAGCCAAGGGACTGAAAATCATCGGAGGCAAACTGGTGCGGCGGTGGAAGGACTCGGTATCGGCCAGCAGCCGCCAAACTTCGGCAACCGAAAGATTCGGATAGCGATGTTCCCGCGATACGCGAACAGGCCTAGGTCTGATACTCAACAGATTCCTCGCGTTTTTGAGATCCGTAGGTGCGGCACCACTGTTCCAGATTGATCTCCGGAACCCCAAGCAAGGCATTGGCCTCAGCCGGATTCCCTTGTTCAGGACTTTGATTGAAATAGCGCATCGTAGCGATCTGCGCCCTCAGCAAAGAGTCCTGCTTTGCAAAGGCCCTGACCTCGCCAAGCCACAAGGGAACATGCATTGTCTTGATATCCGGTCTCAGCCACCGGCAATACTGGGACACTGCCTCAAACATTGTATGCGCTTGCGGGCCAAAAACATACAGTCGCTTATTCGCAACAGCCGCAGTGCCGTATGCGCGGCTGAGCATTCGCGCATAGTCCCCGGCCGCCACCCAGTGGCGCGGGTGCGCCTGAGCGCCGGGAATCAAGGCGCGATTGCCCTGAACAAACTTGGGAAGGGATTCCATAAACCAGGTCGCGCGGAAAATCGTAAAGGGAATGCCCGAGGCCTCGATGGCCGCCTCAGCCTTGAGTTTTGCATTGATGTTAGGATACCAGCGATTTTGGGCGCAAACCGTGGCGCCCGAGAGGTAGGTTATGCGCCGCAGCCCATTCGCAACAGCAGCCTCCACCAAATTGGCCGTACCCAAATGCTCGATACGGTAGGTCATCTCCGGCCCGTAGCCCGCAAGGCTAATGTGCAAGCCCTCACAACCCGTCATGGCCTGGACTAAAGAAGCCGGATCCTCGACATCCCCGGCAACCACCTCGTATTGCTGCGAAAAAAACCGGCGGGCCTTGGCCGGATCCCGGGCAAGCACCCGCACCTCAAAACCATCTGAGAGAAGTCGCTGCGCAACCGGCCGTCCCAACAATCCTGTTGCACCCGCCACCAGAATTTTCAAACTCACCTCACTCAAAGTTTGACGCAGGAGATTGTGGGGACACAAGCCTGCCTCTTGGGCTAGACTAATCGTACCTTTATGCGTCTTGTCACTATTCTACAGAATCAAGCAGGCCGATGCCACGATTAGCCCGGATATTGCATCAGAGCTCGAGCAAAAGGGACGCAAAGGACCGGCAATACAAGACGTGCGCCCGAGGACCCCGCAGGCATATCCGGTGCGATACGTTGAGGACGGCCGAGGGAGCACAACGCAGTAGTGCCGGTCGTTTCCGGTGTCTTTTGCCGGAGACTCATGCAATATCCGGGTTAGAGAGGACAATACGATGACTTTGCCCCAGCGAATAAAAAAATCCCTTATCCGTAAACTTCTGCCGATTCCCTTTGAGTCCCGTCACGCGGAATACTCCGCCATTTCCTGCGCGGATGACGCTGATTCCCAAGCTTCGGACCGGCTCTTTAATATCGCCCTTCAATCCATTGAGGCTGCGAAGAAGATTTCTCTGGATTCCCTCGCCGGGCGCCGGGACTGCAATCCCGAACTTCTGAATTTGTGGCCGGGCGAGCACTACCGCCTTCTTGCCGGAATCACACGTGTGCTTCAACCCAAATGTGTGGTGGAGATCGGTACCGCGAGCGGCATCTCCGCCCTGGCCATGAAGCAAACGCTGCCCAAGGGGGCCCGGATCGTCACGTTTGATATCATCCCCTGGGCCCTGGCTCCTGAGATATCTCTGGAAAAGAAAGACTTTGAGGACGGCTCTTTGCTTCAATACACCGACGACCTCACGCAGCCGGAGGATTTTGCCAAACATCAAGAGCTCCTGGCCCAAGCCGACCTCATCTTTCTGGACGCTGCCAAAGATGGTGTCATGGAACAACGTTTTCTGGATCTAATGGGGACCCTTACCCCCAAGACACAGCCCCTGCTGGTCCTGGATGATATTAGAGTGTGGAATATGTTAAGAATTTGGAAGGACATTCGCAGACCCAAGCTGGACCTGAGTTCCTTCGGCCATTGGACAGGCACCGGCTTAGTCGATTGGAGCTAGCCCTTATGGAACAACAAGTCATCGAACTGTTCGAGCAGTTGCGCAAGGATCTGCGCATTGACCCCTGTCCCATGGATACAGACCGGCTGCTGTCCGTGGCTAAGGAATTGGAAGACTACTATGGAAAGCCTTTTTCCGAAGTGGCGGCCGGTCCCATCCAGCAGCTCTGCACCGAAGACGAAGAGATCCACAAGACCCTGGAAGTCTCTCCTACCGAAAGCCAGGTGACGGGCTACTACTCAACCACTTCCCGCTATGTTTTCGGGAATCTCTATTTGGAGGGGGCTTCATTCCGGACCCAAGCAAGGCATTTTCTGATTCAAGCCAGCCGTAAGTTCCGGGTGAAGCGTGCCTTGGATTTTGGAGGGGGTTCCGGAGATCTGTGCGTGGCCCTTCGAAAAGCCGGATTGGAGTGCGATTATTTGGATGTGCCCGGACCCACGCTCGACTTCGCCAAGTGGCGTTTCCAAAGCAAGGGCCTAGACGTGCGCACCTATACCAACGAGGAAACCCTGCCCGCCGGACACTACGACGCTGTCTACGCCACCGATGTCTTTGAGCACCTTTGGGATCTCGGAGGCGCCATCGCCAAGATCGCGGCCGCCATAAAAGAAGGTGGAGTGCTCATCAGCTACTCCACCTTTACGCATGAGGGCGCTCACTTGGAAAAGAACCTTCAGTACGCGGATGTGCCAATTTTCAACCGCATGCTGGCCGGCCACGGACTCCGATTCCTCGGGCAACTCAAAGAGAGCCGCTGGTCACGCCTCGGCAGCCGCCTCGGGCTCTGGAACCAACCCAAATCGCTTCGCCTCTCGTTCAGAGAAAAGCACG is from Candidatus Omnitrophota bacterium and encodes:
- a CDS encoding methyltransferase — encoded protein: MTLPQRIKKSLIRKLLPIPFESRHAEYSAISCADDADSQASDRLFNIALQSIEAAKKISLDSLAGRRDCNPELLNLWPGEHYRLLAGITRVLQPKCVVEIGTASGISALAMKQTLPKGARIVTFDIIPWALAPEISLEKKDFEDGSLLQYTDDLTQPEDFAKHQELLAQADLIFLDAAKDGVMEQRFLDLMGTLTPKTQPLLVLDDIRVWNMLRIWKDIRRPKLDLSSFGHWTGTGLVDWS
- a CDS encoding MEDS domain-containing protein, which codes for MDHTPLKNDQMHGCLVYDNQEQFLERTIAYVRDGIESGDKVVFMLGDIDSKEWIRAYDHVAHGLDEALNSGQLLLPTLEQMEKILGKVTPGVVIDRWRQMIIEALKEGYEGFRGGGDASWLKNYFNADDGIMYELGVSELFDEFPIMGLCCYKRDQFPKMYLDLLCSKHVHPWQPVLPQWIS
- the greA gene encoding transcription elongation factor GreA; its protein translation is MAQRFLSREGLQKLQNELQELKSKRVETSRIIETARHHGDLRENAEFHAAKEDQGRLETRIAQLESTIAEARILDEEDIDSDKILLGCTVVLKDLKKGRQVTYSIVDPEEMDIAQGKISVASPIAKGLLGHKVGEKVKVSIPAGDLEYQVEEISR
- a CDS encoding ketoacyl-ACP synthase III, yielding MHARIRATGHYVPPKILTNADLEKLMDTTDAWIVERTGIRERHVVEPGVGPADLALEATKQALEEAGWQPQDIEFIIFATLSPEMPAPGSACLLQEKLGIAPVGALDIRTQCSGFVYGLSIADAFIRSGMYRRVLLVASEVQSPFLDMSTRGRDTAVLFGDGAGVALLEAAEEPGVLSTHLHADGRYARELCIQSPSSLDHPPICPERMQQGKHYPYMNGREVFKTAVATFPKAVKEALAHNGHGLEDLDLLILHQANARIVEAVARFLRLPPGKMFNNIEKYGNTTAASIPIALDEARKAGRVRDGALVCLAAFGAGFTWGSALIRC
- a CDS encoding 4-hydroxy-3-methylbut-2-enyl diphosphate reductase, which gives rise to MSVQTVILASPRGFCAGVERAIEIVERALARHDRPVYVRKEIVHNQLVIKWLCEKGANFVDELDQVPDGALAIFSAHGVSPAVRETARARHLHVIDATCPLVTKVHNEAKRYAREGYTLLLVGHSGHEEVEGTMGEAPQHTILIQNEDDARFINVPNPERVAVITQTTLSIDDTQAIVGILKERFPALVVPKKDDICYATQNRQNAVKLMAQRAQLVLVVGSKNSSNSIRLTEVAKSLGCESYLINDAGEVDPSWFEKVECVGVTSGASAPEQPVQELLDYLKKMGARKIEILEYVKEDVDFAIPAELQ
- a CDS encoding NAD(P)H-binding protein, giving the protein MAGATGLLGRPVAQRLLSDGFEVRVLARDPAKARRFFSQQYEVVAGDVEDPASLVQAMTGCEGLHISLAGYGPEMTYRIEHLGTANLVEAAVANGLRRITYLSGATVCAQNRWYPNINAKLKAEAAIEASGIPFTIFRATWFMESLPKFVQGNRALIPGAQAHPRHWVAAGDYARMLSRAYGTAAVANKRLYVFGPQAHTMFEAVSQYCRWLRPDIKTMHVPLWLGEVRAFAKQDSLLRAQIATMRYFNQSPEQGNPAEANALLGVPEINLEQWCRTYGSQKREESVEYQT
- a CDS encoding adenylate/guanylate cyclase domain-containing protein — its product is MSIRPRPVRVSREHRYPNLSVAEVWRLLADTESFHRRTSLPPMIFSPLAYNNTGYYRTASLKIFQGIRVRWTELPYEWVGHQRFSLMRSFESTPFESMITGVEIRPGNPGTVVRAFTQVAPRISLAWPLAHFAGICHADLVHSYCRKISRIQLQRARGLQEQENPDVQVREKKLNEAMGLMLSAPLERSLLEPLRELLLNGNDDEVLHIRAADLAMRWSADRTQVLQMLLYAAKAGVLDLDWRVLCPVCRVPKAGAGQMRFLPSRVRCDVCAKEYETELGEAVELTFTVNSQVRKIPEQRFSVGGPLETPHILIQQYLKPGESRHLRLNLDEGPYQARVLRLNDLCAVNAVPDRYEGSEDHLSLRYTAQGWKGKETRYSPGKVVLELRNESRRDIVVVLEQTQWSGNVSTAFEVATLQEFRDLFPSEILPPRRRVQAQALTVMFTDLGPSTRLYEDMGEEEAYSLVRSQVEILRKIVQQNRGTLVKTMGDATLSVFMEPAKAVAAAFGIRTALQSELGSVLAGTGAGLRVGLCSGPASLVNAEGRIDYFGRTVNLAARIRDCAGVWEILMPREMAQDLDVEEVLSGMSASMADHTLSLESLGSELRLIRLPVRGHNRVGSTDTIVSPKIGIVSPD
- a CDS encoding class I SAM-dependent methyltransferase; this encodes MEQQVIELFEQLRKDLRIDPCPMDTDRLLSVAKELEDYYGKPFSEVAAGPIQQLCTEDEEIHKTLEVSPTESQVTGYYSTTSRYVFGNLYLEGASFRTQARHFLIQASRKFRVKRALDFGGGSGDLCVALRKAGLECDYLDVPGPTLDFAKWRFQSKGLDVRTYTNEETLPAGHYDAVYATDVFEHLWDLGGAIAKIAAAIKEGGVLISYSTFTHEGAHLEKNLQYADVPIFNRMLAGHGLRFLGQLKESRWSRLGSRLGLWNQPKSLRLSFREKHGGNYLVHRKTTN
- a CDS encoding DUF1957 domain-containing protein yields the protein MNGNFVLVLHSHLPYVLQHGRWPHGSDWLCEVAVGAYLPILDMLEQLIAEGVSPNITLNITPILLEQLASPLFKAELDDYLSNRIETCRDNEHDFTSRGQVDLARAAQYWSKRLDRVREIWNTLDKDIVGAFGRLSDAGHLEIITSAATHAYLPLLSRDASIRLQFR